DNA sequence from the Streptomyces sp. NBC_01497 genome:
GGACCGGGACCCGGACCGCGGAAGGTCGGTGGTGTGTTCCGGGATGAGCGGAACGACCGGCCGGTCCGGCCCGGACGCGACGCGTTTGCGGCACTCTGACGCGGGTCGGGTGGTGCTCACGTCCCCGGGTGGCCGGCGGCCGGTGGCGCCGGCTGCGGCGGCAGCAGTTGGCGCCTCGCCAATGCCACGCAGGTGCGGACGAGCATCCCGCCGACCAGCAGGGTCACGGCGGCCAGGACGAGGTAGGTGTACACCAGGTGGCCCGCGGGGCGCCCGTACTCGATCCAACGGAGCGTCACCGTGGCGACCGCCGCCCAGGAGAACGTGAACGCCCAGAGGCCGGGTGCGAACGACAGCCGCACGAAGAGCGGCATCAGCCGCAGTTGCGCCACCACCATCAGAAGTCCGTAGCCCGCGAACGCGGCGGCGATCCCGTCGATGTGGTCGCCGTTGATGGCGAGGTAGCCGAGGGTGGCCACCGGCGCGGGGGCCACCTCGATCGCGAGCGTGGGCTGCAGTGCCGGAGGCGGCAGCGGCCGGGCGAACAGCCGGGCCAGGATGACCGAACCGATCATCACCCAGCAGATCACCCCGAGCCCGAGCATGATCTCCCCCAGCCGCACCTGGCCCACGTCGGCCGCCGAGGCCGCGGCGATCAGGCCGCCGGCGGCCGTGGGCAGGAAGTACCCGGGATGCACCGTGTCGAAGTTCATCTCGCCGTAGATCCACTGGCCGGTCAGCCAGCCACCGAGCACCAGGGTCAGGACGAGGAAGACGTCGACGACGACGGTGGCGCCCCCGGCCCAGAAGAGCCGCAGCCCCTGGGCGCCGAACACCATCGGGGTGATGACCGCGAGGGACGCGAACGGGCTCAGCGCCGTGTCCCGCAGGTCCGCGGCGAAGGCGCCCCTGGTGGTGAACACGTAGCGTCCGTACGCGGCGACGACGAGCACCCACGCGAGCGCGGACAGGGCGAGCAGTGCACGCCCCACCGTGTCGGGCACATGACCGGCCCGGGCGGCGGCGGCCCAGCTGCCGCTCAGTCCCGCGAGTCCGAAGGCCACGCCGAAGAGATTGAGAGGGATCCGCCGAGCGGCCACAGGCTGCCTTTCGCTGGTCTTCCGGACATCGCTTCGTCAGGTCGTCGTGCCGTCGCGTCGTCGGGCTCTCGTGCCGTCGGGGGCGAAGCCGCGCCGGTGTCCGCGAAAGCCCGGGCGGGGCCCATCGGACACGGCGTCGCGGCCGGGTGTCCCTACTCGGGCCAGGCCGAGTTCTGGATGACGTCCACGAAGTCCGTGTGCCGGAAGCCGGGGACGAAGTGCTCCAGGACGTCGGCGTTGACCGTCCCGAACGTGGTGTCGGGGCGGTGCTTGAAGCCGTCGGTGAAGGCCTGGAGGATCTGCCGCTTGAAGTCGGGCCGGGGGTGCGCGGCCGTCACGGCGGCGATCTCCGCCTCGGTCAGATTGCCCAGGCGCATGCCCAGGACGTCGGTCTCGACACCCGCCGTGGTCGCGGCGATCTCCGGGGCCATCTTGTAGGGCACCTCGGGCGTGGTGTGCAGCGCGATGGCCGTCCACACGGTGGCGGCGTCCGCCTCGGAGAAGCCGTGCGTCAGCAGGAAGGCCCGGGCCTGGTCGGCCCCGTCCAGTTCGAAGCGCTGGTCGTCACTGCGGTACGGGGGCACGAGGCCCGTGTCGTGGAAGAGGGCGGCCACGTACAGCAGCTCCGGGTCGGGACTGATGCCCAGGGCGCGCGCCTGGAGGCTGCCGAAGAGGAACACCCGGCGGGAGTGGTTGAAGATCAGTGGTGTGGTGGTTTCCCGGATGAGTCCGGTCGCGTCCCGGGCCAGGGTGCTGTCGGGGATCGCGATGTCGGCGATGGTGTCGGTCATGGGGGCCTCTTCGGCTCGTCGCGGTTGTTGTGTGTTTCTCACGATGCGCCCGGGAGCGTCGCCGCTTCCGCTACCGGATGGCCAACAGGCCCTCGATTCCGGACACGGGCCGGGCGCGTAGGAGTGGGACGGAGCGGGGACGGGGCGGTAAGCGGGAGTCGGACGGAACGGGGGAGTGGGACGGAGCCGGGAACCGAACGGGGCGAAACGGAACGGGGGCGCGGCCGGCGGCTCGCCGTCGAGGGCCGCCGGTGGTCCGGGACGAAGGATCCGGTACCCGCCCGCTGCCGGGCGTCGGCGTCCCGGGGCGAGGGGGTTGGTGCCGGGCCAGCGGGTGCATGCCCGCGACGGCCCCTGGTCCGCGCCGGCGTCCCGGCGAGGCGGGCGTCCCGGTCGCGCGAGGCACCGGACCGGGTGCTCCCGGCTGCGTGGGGCGTGTGCCCGGACGGGACCGGACACCCGGGTGTGGGTGTCCCCGCACGTGTGCCGGCGTCCAGCGGGGCGGCGCTCGCCCGGGCCGTCGCACGCGTACCGGCCGGTGACGGCTCTCTCCGTACGCCTGCCGGCTCTCCGTCAGGACGGCGGCCCTGCCCGCTCCCACCAGTCCGCGACCAGAGCGGCGTAGGCGTCCGGCTTCTCCTCCCAGCAGAAGTGCCCGGCACCCTCGATGAGGTCGACCCGGCTGTTGGGCAGACGTTCGTGCAGGAAGAGCCCGTTGACGGGCGGGACCACCTGGTCCTGGGCGCCCGCCACGATGCGGACGGGGGTTTCGATCCCGGCGAGGAGTTCCGCCAGCTGAGGAAGCTGCTCGCCGTAGGCGCGGGCGTACTTCATGGACTCCACGAAGCGGTCGCCGGCATAGGACTTCAGATAATCCGCTCGGATCTCCTCGGAGGGCGTGTACCCGTCGATCGTGCTCAGTGCGGCGTTGACGATCGCGGCCGAGTCCATCTGCCGGTACGGCTCCAGGTCGGGGGCCTCCACCCATTCCTTCAGCACGCCGGTCAGCTCCAGGGGTACGGCCGCGCCGCCGCTTCCGACGACGATGCTGCGGAAGCGTCCCGGCTGCGCCGCAGCGGCGAACAGTGCCG
Encoded proteins:
- a CDS encoding TDT family transporter; this encodes MAARRIPLNLFGVAFGLAGLSGSWAAAARAGHVPDTVGRALLALSALAWVLVVAAYGRYVFTTRGAFAADLRDTALSPFASLAVITPMVFGAQGLRLFWAGGATVVVDVFLVLTLVLGGWLTGQWIYGEMNFDTVHPGYFLPTAAGGLIAAASAADVGQVRLGEIMLGLGVICWVMIGSVILARLFARPLPPPALQPTLAIEVAPAPVATLGYLAINGDHIDGIAAAFAGYGLLMVVAQLRLMPLFVRLSFAPGLWAFTFSWAAVATVTLRWIEYGRPAGHLVYTYLVLAAVTLLVGGMLVRTCVALARRQLLPPQPAPPAAGHPGT
- a CDS encoding HD domain-containing protein; this translates as MTDTIADIAIPDSTLARDATGLIRETTTPLIFNHSRRVFLFGSLQARALGISPDPELLYVAALFHDTGLVPPYRSDDQRFELDGADQARAFLLTHGFSEADAATVWTAIALHTTPEVPYKMAPEIAATTAGVETDVLGMRLGNLTEAEIAAVTAAHPRPDFKRQILQAFTDGFKHRPDTTFGTVNADVLEHFVPGFRHTDFVDVIQNSAWPE
- a CDS encoding alpha/beta fold hydrolase → MSPSPITTRTTVVDGLTIRYAQSEAQSDRPEALLLSPWPESVFAYEQCWPQLAERARLVALDPPGFGGSQRRDNLMSPKATGAFILRVADTLGLDHPHVVGPDIGTSSALFAAAAQPGRFRSIVVGSGGAAVPLELTGVLKEWVEAPDLEPYRQMDSAAIVNAALSTIDGYTPSEEIRADYLKSYAGDRFVESMKYARAYGEQLPQLAELLAGIETPVRIVAGAQDQVVPPVNGLFLHERLPNSRVDLIEGAGHFCWEEKPDAYAALVADWWERAGPPS